A region of the Sardina pilchardus chromosome 3, fSarPil1.1, whole genome shotgun sequence genome:
tttatgatCTGATGAGACTGTGATTGTGGTATTAGTCTAAAAGTAATTGGTAATATTATTCATCAGCAAAGACTTCTGGTAGCAACATTGTGCCCTTTTAACTGTTCTATTTTCCCTGAGAATATAGATGTAGCCATACTTTAGGTGTATTCAACATTGACATTAGAAATCTGACCTGGCTCATTCATAAATCTTATTTTCAATTTAATAGGTATTCAAAGGAACTTTTAAATGTATACAATGTGAGAACTAATGGCACAGGCCTATACATTGATCATCATTTAGGTTatcacaagacaaaaaaaaagacaacactcGCAATTACttcattattttatttgatttattataAATAATTATATTTACATGTGCATGTTTTGTGAAATTGGCATGAATAACAGTAAGGAAGTGCTTTTTGAgttgtgttttcttttataAGGAGCCAACAAAGGAGTCAGTCACATTTGTTTATCTCAACCGGTGACTTGGCAACAGCATGGACTTCAGACAGCAATGTAAAAAGCGGAAACATTTTGAAAATCAACAGTTAAAAATACATGTGCACATTCACATGTTAAGGCAGAATAATGATTATATGTATAAAAGTGCTCAATTTTGTAGCAACATGTGTTGCAAGATCTCTTCAGTTGAATGATCGTCATGGTTCCATCCCCATATTATCAATCCCAATTTTATGTCTGCGGGGCTAAGAgttgaaaacaaaagaaatattTAAAGTATTTAATGTTTTGTAGCAacatgtgttgctttgttatcttttacatttatttaaaaaacaatgtGACTTACCTTCTCCtcatcacagcagcagcaacaacagcagcggaTGAGAACCAGAAGAACAAGTAACAGAATCATACCTGGACAAAAAGAACACCAACAAGAAACAAAACATGATCATTAAGATATCCCTGAATAGGAGTGCTGTAAGGCAGGGGAGGGCAGTTGGGATGATTTCAAGGTCCCCTAACATCATGACCaacattgttattgttgttgtgttgtagaCTATTTTTCAAGGCCAATTTATGTAGTGGCACCCCTGACAAGACGTTCACATTTTCTAATAACACACCCAATCTCCTCCGAAGGTGCTAAGAGATGTTGAGTTATATGTGGGTCTGAATCATGCTTCATTATGAAATTGCTCTCACCAACGAAGATAAAGAACATTGCGAATGAGGCAATGTCCCAGTCAGACTGAAACAGATTTTTCGATTGAAATCTTGAGACCACATCATTGAACTGATCCTCGAACTCATCCTTGAGATCTCTTGGAGTCATGGTAGTACTGTTAATGAAACTGTCAGGGAGAACAAATAATCGTTATTTACTGAGGATAAGTggtcaaacaaataaaatgggTAAATGTAGTAACATCAGCTCACCTGTTGCCCCTAATGTGAAAACTGTTGTATTGATTTAATTGTAGCTATAGGATCACTTTTAAGTGTCTATAGGCTAATCTATATAAATATAAGCCTAACCACAGTTGCGAGTTGAAAAAGAAGCTTATAATTTGTAGAGGAAGTAGGCTGGAATACACAATCGCTATGAGGCGCCATGCATGGAGATTTCTGCCACTTGACGTCATGTCAACTTGAcaaatatctacagtataggctacGCGCGTGAATTGTGGATTGTGTAAACATAACATCAGAAGCATATAATTATTTAGGCTTCGAAATTAAGCAGGATTTATGACTATCCACAATTAATATAACACATATAAAGTAAGTTATTATAACACAATGCTTACCTGCCGTTTGCTTCCtcctttttcctttcctttttttccggGCAGAACCACACCTGTCGGTAACCTACTTTGCATAGGCCATAAAGGGGATTGCAGATTGCTAGTTGGGTTTAAAGAGGTCGGTGTCACATAATAAACCAAaggaaataaatcaaattgtaACTTTGATCATCTGCCCTATTGTAGAAAGTGCACACATTAAAAGGTCTACCcatagccaaaattaatttgAGCACTCACAAATACTTTTCTCAAATGCAATAGGTGGCTACTGACAGCATTAAAAGCCCTAGTGTACGATGTATGAGAACTTGAAAAGGATATTACGTTTTCTTCTTTAATGTATGAAATTAGAAACAGGTGCAGGCTgcatcataataataaaaaaaatatttcattttagtGCATTGCGTCTCCCTGTACTGTAGATGGCGCAGTCTCGAGCCCGTTTTCTCTCAGAGGAAAGATatatgacctctgaccccttgtTTACGTGGGCAATTTCCTTGCTTCCGGGTTGTAGTTTAGTTGGCAGTCGGCTACTGTGTTGGTATGATGGCAGTTGTTCCAGCTCAGTCTCTTCGGGTCTCCGAAATCAAAGACCCGACGATCTTGTTTGAACGTTATAACACCGAAGAGATTCGAGCGATAGAGCGCAGGGTACGTGGTGAAATAGAGCAAAAAAAGGAGGAACTTCGTCAGATGGTCGGCGAGCGCTACCGGGATCTCATAGATGCTGCTGACACCATTGGCGAGATGAGGCAGTGTTCCGAAAGTGTCGTGAAATCCATCCAAAACATGTACAGTTATTGCAACAAGTTAAAACAAACGAAAACCTCACCTCAGATTAACAGCAAAGAAGAGGTAACGTTAAGTCATCCTGTTTTTTAGACCTACCTATGAAATGAAGTCCATAACAATGATCATCGTCATGCTAAAAGGACACACCTCTCGTCTTGTAGTTTCATTAGGTTACTTTGGTCGTGCCAAAGACACTGGCTATTTCAGCAGAATGACTATCATATAGTCATATGATTTCAGTGTCATCAGTTAATGGCTGAGTTTGAAACTTCTGATGTGTTGTGGAATACCTGTAAGAATGTATGTTGCATGATGTACTGTGTTATTCACAGTAAACAAAAAAAGCCATTAGCAGTTACAGTGGGTGCAGAGATGATGAAAGACACTTTTCCTGCTGCTGTCATTTTCACTTGTTAGTCACTTAGTAAACAACATGTCAGTTCCCAGAATGGATCAGAAACCTCTTTCCCCTGTCTTGTTCGTTTTTCCAGACCCAAAAGCAGTCCCAGGAGAAATTCTACACCATGGCAGCACAAACCAAGCTGCTCTTGGAAATTCCAGAGCGGATCTGGAGTGCCATGGAATCCTCCCAGTACCTGCAGGCTACCCAGCTCTACCTGCTCTGCTGTCACCTGCACAGCCAGCTCCACCTGGAGGGCGGAGGACCACACTACAGCCCGGTGCTCACACGCTTCCCCATCCTGGTGAGACAGGTGGCAGCGGCAGGACACTTTCGGTATGGGATTGGGAATCTTTCGATGCATATTCCCCTTCAATGTTACTGAAACAATCCTTTGTGTTTACTGGTAGAAGACAGAATGTCTTGGAATGTCAAGGCCATGAATTCCACTTAGAGAGTCTGGTAACCAGTTGAAGTGTAGCCGACCCGTATTGTGAATCAGTCTTGGTGAGAATATTTGCTCACTAGAAGTAGTAGTTGCAAAGGAACATACATTAGCATAAGATCACTTCTTATTTGTTTTACTTTCAGTTGTATTGCTTGTTTGCCAGATTTGAACTAGTAAACGATCAAGCTGTCTTGAAGTGCACAATCCAAGGCTCTCTGCACTTTGTGTCCCCAACATACATGATAATACTGATAACTATAATCTCAAAGCAAGTCAATTTTATCaaccaaaataataataaacgccgccattttgaaacaaatgtgaaaagaaacactagtattattattgtgtgtgtaattgtgtatcTTCGCCGCTCAAGAATTGTGTTCATTCAtcccatgttttttttgttatgacAGGTCCACCATTCTGCTGGACAGCAAGTCTCTGCTGCGTGGCCGCGCCGTGTCGGACCAGGCCATCGCCGAGGCGCTGGTCTCCACCATGCTCCTGGAGGACAGCTCGCCGCGCCAGGCACTGGCAGACTTCCTGCTGGCCCGCAAAGCCTCCATCCAGCAGCTGCTCAACCAGCCTCAGCATGGTGCGCACTAGAGCCCTGGCTTAGCCGCGACCATTTTGTTTGTGGGAGGAGGAATTGATGTCGATGCCATCTGtagttacatttattaatttagcaggtGTTTTTTAGTTACTGAATAGAGATCATTTGAATGTGATGGGAAGATTTTTTTCTGCAGTGTCATCTTATTCCAATCTGACAGTATAGCAAAGGAGATTAAAAGTGATGCATTTGTTTTTGAACATTGCATTATTTGCCTTAACTGCATGAGCACAGTGTAAGATGAGATGAGATTGCCAATTTGCAACCAAAGACTGGTCAAAGTGTTTGTTTCAGTTGTCCTGTCTTGTGGGTCTGTGGCTGAATTGGTCCTCTGTTGTATTCAACCTCAGGTGCTGGCATCAAGGCCCAGGTGTGCTctctggtggagctgctggtcaCCACGCTGTACCAGGCATACGCCGTGTTCTACATGCCCCCGGAGGGTAGACTGGCAGAGACGGGCCTGGGCTCCGGGCTGCTCTTCACCACCCTGGAGAACGTCACGTCCAGCACGCCTGCCGGTAGGCTGAAGCTCAGTCCTCCTCAGACAAGAACAAAAGAATAAGGATTACTGTTAATATTGGTCAGGCTGTCCGTGTATTTATTCTCTAGGGTCCAGATTTAGGCCAGTATTGTTTCCAGCATTGTTTCCAGTACTGTTTCCAGCACTGATAATGAGACAATACTGTATTAAAGGCACCATTTATTagaagtttttttttaccttagcgtaacgtttccaaaatcattttgatggcacataaccGCATAACTTGACAAACGGCACCTTTGCCATGATCTGAGCGGCCCTCTATAGGCGAGTACCGACCTAGCAACTTTCTGAGTTCGGGTAGGTACACTGTCCCCCACTGCTACAAGAATTCAGAGGTTTCTTTCTGCACACTGCTGTTGGTGCATTCCCTCTATTGTATCGGAGTTATGCTCATACTTTGTAGCAAAAGGCAcatatttagtttgtttattattgcggTCCTCAACTGTAGAGGGACCCAGAGAGCAAATCTTCTTTAGTGCTGCTTCAAATGAAAATACTGCTTATGTAGACAATAGCTGCAGTCGAGATAATGATTTCTCAGTCAGTAATACCATCTGACACTTCTTTGCTGAGTGCAAATGGCTGAATGGTTTAACATGGTGATTGTTCTTTTTCTAGCTAAGGGAAAGAAGGTCCTCCATGAAGATATGAGCGCGGGCAGCTGGTTTAAGTACCTGCCCCCATCTGTGACGGACTTCCAGCCCACCCTGCGCACCCTGGCCCAGCCTATCCAGAGTGAACAGCTGCGCGACACCCTGCAGCAGTGGATCGACACGTAAGTGGCCAGCTAGCTATCACTACCACGCAAAGGCACTGCAAAGCACATCTGCTTTGAACCCTGTGTAAGCAGCATACTAATTCAAACAAATtcatttgcattaatgttgttaaaCTTAGTACTTGATGTTCTGATGCGCAGGGTAgacatttttatgtttttatcttTTACATGTTTTTGAAGTCAGCAGTAGaaacatgaaaatgtaaaaactaAAGAGTTTCTAGCCTGTGTATGAGAAtagttacagtatgtagtaTGCGTCTTCTTACTCATGCTCATAAGGTGTATGTCCTCAACTGGAAAGGTCTTGCTAAACCTCACAAAATGTTTGTCACAAGATCTGCTGTTGAATCATCCTCACATCCTACAAAAAGGTCAAAAGTGTGGCAAGAGCGGTGTTGACCAGATGTCTAGACAGGATGTCATTCACACATGAAAGACTCAGGTTTCTATTTATAGAGCATCGCACAAGTGAGAATGTGAGGGGGGGAAACACTTCCTACAGTAAGGatatttttctcctctcctccctgccgaGTTATGGTAAAATaggtctctctgtcttcccctccccccctggCAGGTGTAAGGAGGACATCCGCAGCGGTGTGAGCAGCTTGCTGGTGTTCGTACGGAGCCTCAAGGGCCTGGCGTCCATCCGGGACGGCGTGTGGGACCTGCTGTCCAGCGAGTCCATCAGCCAGCACTGGGCCACCGTGTGCCAGGGCCTCCTGGACaagcccctctccctctgggacgacctgctgcagcagctcttCCTTCAGCGCCTGCAGGTAAAGGATTGAATAGCATAGTATAGCACAGCGACAGCGTGACAtgaggtgcttctcaacatgcctcctcgatgctcgatcctcgatcctcgaggggcgttcccactgatctataaccaacgctggatagactatcccattgttgccgacccgtcattctttatgtagatcagtgaggatcgaggcccgaggagcgagggaggacgtataaaagcccaaatgagagccCAAATAGCATGCCATAATGTAGTACAGTGCAACATAACAAGTTATGACATGACATAGCATAGTGTAGTGCAACACAGCATGTCATAGCATAGGGTATGAAAACATAGCATATTTgcatagcacaacacaacatatgtacataaaacatgtaACCTTACGTAACACAACGCGACAGAAGTTATTGATTGCCCAACACCAGCTGAAGTTAGACTTCTGAGGCTTTTATCTAAAAGTCGGAAACAGTTCTTATATTACTGATGGATGCTAATTATTCCTAAAAGATAAGATCCCCACACCACTCTATGATCTGATTTAAATAGTTAAAACACCACTAGCTGAAGTTGGCATCAATCATAATATTGGTGTGCTAGATCTGACCTCTCTACAGTGTCAAAGACTtgcagaaatgaaatgaaaagccACCTGAAAGCAGATTGTATGGTGGGGGGTCCTTGCTCATGCTCAAGTTGAGCACCCAGAGGTCAGAGCTCACCAGTAAAAATAGGACACATGACATTTTCTCAGCCAGCCTTCCGAGTTGTCTGCTTGTGGTGAACTCTTGACACcatagaaaaaaaattaaagcaAACAACGGTGTTTAATGAAATAcacaatatattacagttatGAGGCTTTAGGTAACACCCCTATGCGGTAAGTCAACAGATCATGTTTGCTGTTGTCGACGCAGGTCACATAAAATAGCCCTCTGTTGTGACAGACCTGGGTTAACCCAGAGGAACAGCTTCATTCACCTAGCAAAACAAGCTTATTCTTTTTGGAGGTTTGTCACAGACGATGAGTTCATTTACCCAGGATTGTCATTAAACCACGGACATAAAATATCCTCCCACATCTGCTGCACAACCCTCTTGATAAACTCCATGGGTCCTTGTGCAAATGAAACAGCAGAACCAGTTGGACAGGTTTGCCTCCTTTTATGTATGAATGAGGAAACACTTGGTTGGGCACATTTGTTGAATGTTTCAGAGTTTTAGAATGTTGATTATTTAGTATATGATTTGATTTAATATATCAATTTATATTGCACCTGTTGTGCATGGTGAGTAGGTGGGTTAGGTTAACAGAAATGCTTGACAAAAGTAATGTCATTGACAGACCTGGCAGAATTGCTTCAGCATTTCAAGACAtgataaaacattgttttacaaggtaaaatcaataaataaaactgaaaaaaaatctaaagCTAGAATAATTCAGTTCCAAGTAATTCAAATTTAAATTCCATTAACTACTCCATCAGTTCTGTTAATACATCAAACAACAGCATTGATGATAATGCCTTTATGCAGTCTTAATCTAAACAGTCTACCAACTTGGACCAAAGAAAGtctgacacaaaaaaaacaggcctCTGTGGTGAGCTCTGCATTTGAGTGCAAGCTGCGCATGATGCATGTGCTGTGATTTGCCAGGTGGTATTCGTGAGTGCTTGCCTCAGATGCACCCTGACCGAGTTCTCAGtgctttttgaatttgtgtCATCATGGCTTACTGTTCTTCTCCGTTGTCTTCTCACGCTATGCCTTTCTCACACTTTCATCTTTGTGCTATTTAAAGGGCCGTCCCCCAGATGAAAGGTTATGAAAGCAGATGGGTTCAGATTCACGTTTTCAAGTCAAAGATGATagatcagattagattagatcagatcagattagattagattagattagattagattcaactttattgtcattgtgcacagttcacaaacaacaaaatgtgGTTAGCATCCAAgtgcaaaaaaacagaaaagtgcaatgtgatatacacaGTATAGACAGGTGATGCAGTATAAACAATATAAGACATacgtgcagtgtagacagtaatATACATTTAAGAAAGTGGTATGGTTTACACAGTAATctaaattaaatataaatatgtgcaatGTATTAGCAGTAGCCTTATAAGAGCAGAATAGATAATGGATATGCAGCATGAACAATGTGTGAACAACATGTGCAGatatacaaggatacaaggatgtgtAAGATATGTGCTGTGTAGTAGCACAAACATTATTTAAGAAAAGTAAAAatagtctctgtctctttctctctctctctctctctctctctctctctcaggcgaTCACCCGTGAGGGAACTGAGAGTATCTCCAGTAGCTGTAAGCAGCTGTTAACCTCTGCCCTGCATGACTTGGAGACCCAGCCTTCGTCGTCATCTCTGTCCTCCtcgctgtcctcctcctcctcctcttcctcctcctccggcggGGGGGGCTTCGGCCGGGGGGCCCATTTCGAGAGCGACGTGGCGGCCTTCCTGTGGTCGGAGTCGGCGGGCGACCTGCAGAGCGACACGGCCTGGGTGAGCGTGGCGCAGcgcgcccagcagcagcaggccaagAGCGGCCTGTCCATGAAGACCCAGGCGCTCACGCCCTGCGTGCAGAACTTCTGCTCCGCGCTGGACGCCAAGCTCAAGGCCCAGCTGGACGACCTGCTGCACTACCTGCCCGCCGAGAAGAACGGCAAGGACGCTGGCGCCAACGCCGCCGCCCCGTCTTCCTCGAACGCCTCTCTCCCCGGACACACTAGGacctcgtcgtcgtcgtcctcgtTGTCGGCGTTCAACCGGTTCCGCGACGCCGGGGCCGTGGAGGAGACGCTGAGAGAGCACTGCCTGTCGTGCGTGCGGGACGTTCTGGCCAGCGTGCGCTCGGAGCTGGCCTCCGCCCAGGACAGGTGCGCGGGGGGCGCCGGCCCCGGTTCCGGCCCGCACCGCCTGGGCTCGGTGCTCTTCATGGCGCGCCTGTGCCAGTCCATGGCCGAGCTGTGCCCGAGCCTGcggcagtgcattctgggaaagcAGCAAGGGGTGGCGGAGGCCCCGGGAAGAGGCACGCCCCGACAGGGCAGGAAGATCGGCAAAGGGGGCGGGGCCAAGGCGGTAGAGGTCAGTCCTGCGCAGGCCAAGTGGGCGGGGCTGAAAGAGGAGCTTCTCAGCTGCTGCATGGAGGCGTACCGCATCTGGAGTGCGGCTCTCTCGAaggtacagtcatttcccgcatataagctgcattgtgtataagccgcaggacagtgttttatccaagttaaaagaaacaaaaccatattaacaccatattaactgcccccctgtattaagcttatagtggaagaaatttatcaaaatcaatgtataagccgcggctaatagccGGGAAATGACGGGAAATGACCAGGAAAAGGTGCGGGCCTTGAACAGGAACACACAGTGGCCTCCagttgtaaaaaaataaaaaataaacagttcAAGGAGGTTCAGTGCAGTCTTATTAAACACTTTACAACCTCACGACGGTTAATGTTTAGCTCATAGTACTTGTAGTGTTTGCTGAAATGAGTAAAATCCCTTTGCTTTGAGTTTAATTGGAATCATAGGACACAATGTTTACATGACACAAATTGCCGTAAACGGTAAATGTGCTCATGACTTTCAGAGCCACCTCTATTTCCCTCTACCGCAATAACATAGATGATTGAGAGATATCTCTGTTCCAACATATTGTTGACAAGTTTTATATCTGTTTCAACATACTGTTAAGTGTTACCATATGTTTAAGCAATAGGGCCATCATTTAAATAGTAGGCTAAGTGCAAAGTCTATCAACAAGCAGAATTGTCTTTGCACGTGTGGCGTGTGGGAACTCGGAGCTGACTCATCTCAGTGTCTGCTGTTAGGTCAAGGCCCACGCAGTTAAAttaggccccagctgtggcacaactggctgaGGCACCTGCATCGCAGGCCGGGTTCGATTTCCACCCCGTAGTCTCTTCCGGTTcccatccctgctctctctcccattcacttcctgtcactctccactgtctctatCAATGAAGcataaaatggcaaaaaaaaaaaagcaaatcgACTTTGCCTGGTTATCAAATTCACTTTAGTTAGACTTGCCCTTTGCCCACCATTCACATTTAGGGTCCATAGTATTTTTCCAGGAGTCCAGTATTTCTCTCTGCCCGTGTATTTCCCCCAGTCTTCATGTTTTAATCAGTATATATCATACAGTTTTAAGCTGCAGCGGTTTGTGAAGGGGAGCTTGCAGCAACTAGTGCACGTCTGCAGCTGTGTACTCTGTGGTTCACCCTGTGGCAtgctcaccctctcctctcctctctctctcaggcggtGGTGGGGCGCTTCTCGGTCGCGCTGCACAGCGACTCGGCCGGAGCCATCCTGGCCACCTCCACCAACTGGGACGAGTTAGAGATCCAAGAGGAGGCGGAGTCCGGAAGCAGCGTCGTGTCCAAGATCCGCCTCCCGGTTCAGGTGTGTGCAACAGCTGAGTGGACGTCGCTTGCATTTGCTCAGAGAATCACCATTGTCACAATATTTGCCACGGCCAACTCTACTGTGTTGTTGACTACTGGCTGTGAATCAAATTGCCCCTAGGGGACAATAAATGCTATCCTATCCTGTCCTCTGTATGTGTTTTCCCATGGAGTCATATTCAAAGGCCACCTTAAATCCGGCGAGTATTGTCggtatgaaacaaaacaaaaacaatcggttttaccTAGCTCACAGACATGCCCCCaaagtgtagcgctgtagctggctatggctatggctatggctgtggtctggctatgagtaatgaaaatggcccaactcgaggggtggcaccaagcatgcatgcatttgaaaatatcactgcatgcaattggataacactacaaccAATGTTTACCGACTGACTCCGAACTTCAATGTAGCAGCGCTTTCGGGCGtctgtttagctcgcctctggcccgcctatatcagatacactgatgtgattggtgcagctcggctCCTACGGCTTgggtaatgagcatcattactgATTGCAAGAGTGAGtcgctgagcaaattcaaatcgTGCTCTTGCAAAAACTCTGGAACTCTGGGTAGTATTTATCGAGTTACCCataatttattttgttgttCTTCCTGTTCTGGTGTTCTAGCCCTCCTGGTATGTGCAGTCTCTCCTCTTCCACCTGTGCCTGGAGGTCAACCGGGTCGGAGGTCACGCTCTCCCAAAGGTCacgctggtggagctgctgaagGGCTGTCTGGAGCAGCTCCTGGGCCAATACGAGACGCTCACCCAGAACTGCAagagcaaggtgtgtgtgtgtgtgtgtgtgtgtgtgtgtgtgtgtgtgtgtgtgtgtgtgtgtgtgtgtgtgtgtgtgtgtgtgtgtgtgtgtgtgtgtgtgtgtgtgtgtgtgtgtgtgtgtgtgtgtgtgtgtgtgtgtgtgtgtgtgtgtgtgcgcgcgtgtgtgtgtgtgtggtatgtagcAGGAATTATCATGACTTTTCAGTTCATTCCAATATAACCTTAGTTATCATACATTTAGCCCCATATTTACTACTTAGCTCGCTAGTTTTACTG
Encoded here:
- the smim22 gene encoding small integral membrane protein 22; translated protein: MTPRDLKDEFEDQFNDVVSRFQSKNLFQSDWDIASFAMFFIFVGMILLLVLLVLIRCCCCCCCDEEKPRRHKIGIDNMGMEP
- the cog1 gene encoding conserved oligomeric Golgi complex subunit 1 isoform X1, with the translated sequence MMAVVPAQSLRVSEIKDPTILFERYNTEEIRAIERRVRGEIEQKKEELRQMVGERYRDLIDAADTIGEMRQCSESVVKSIQNMYSYCNKLKQTKTSPQINSKEETQKQSQEKFYTMAAQTKLLLEIPERIWSAMESSQYLQATQLYLLCCHLHSQLHLEGGGPHYSPVLTRFPILVRQVAAAGHFRSTILLDSKSLLRGRAVSDQAIAEALVSTMLLEDSSPRQALADFLLARKASIQQLLNQPQHGAGIKAQVCSLVELLVTTLYQAYAVFYMPPEGRLAETGLGSGLLFTTLENVTSSTPAAKGKKVLHEDMSAGSWFKYLPPSVTDFQPTLRTLAQPIQSEQLRDTLQQWIDTCKEDIRSGVSSLLVFVRSLKGLASIRDGVWDLLSSESISQHWATVCQGLLDKPLSLWDDLLQQLFLQRLQAITREGTESISSSCKQLLTSALHDLETQPSSSSLSSSLSSSSSSSSSSGGGGFGRGAHFESDVAAFLWSESAGDLQSDTAWVSVAQRAQQQQAKSGLSMKTQALTPCVQNFCSALDAKLKAQLDDLLHYLPAEKNGKDAGANAAAPSSSNASLPGHTRTSSSSSSLSAFNRFRDAGAVEETLREHCLSCVRDVLASVRSELASAQDRCAGGAGPGSGPHRLGSVLFMARLCQSMAELCPSLRQCILGKQQGVAEAPGRGTPRQGRKIGKGGGAKAVEVSPAQAKWAGLKEELLSCCMEAYRIWSAALSKAVVGRFSVALHSDSAGAILATSTNWDELEIQEEAESGSSVVSKIRLPVQPSWYVQSLLFHLCLEVNRVGGHALPKVTLVELLKGCLEQLLGQYETLTQNCKSKDVAFLMTQNRALQLLFDVRYLSATLGARLDEGKSSRNQQDPRVQDVCDSLEGHIDPFDLDVFTPHLNSNLNRVSQRTSVLLGLLAGTEKQFSSRGNTVNTQEPYNILPLASSQIRFGLLPLSMTNSRKAKSATRGTDITRPLATPASSTPAPQDSFRPGNLFRQLANQDEEQSGSSLFKLGWLSSMSK
- the cog1 gene encoding conserved oligomeric Golgi complex subunit 1 isoform X2, with the translated sequence MMAVVPAQSLRVSEIKDPTILFERYNTEEIRAIERRVRGEIEQKKEELRQMVGERYRDLIDAADTIGEMRQCSESVVKSIQNMYSYCNKLKQTKTSPQINSKEETQKQSQEKFYTMAAQTKLLLEIPERIWSAMESSQYLQATQLYLLCCHLHSQLHLEGGGPHYSPVLTRFPILVRQVAAAGHFRSTILLDSKSLLRGRAVSDQAIAEALVSTMLLEDSSPRQALADFLLARKASIQQLLNQPQHGAGIKAQVCSLVELLVTTLYQAYAVFYMPPEGRLAETGLGSGLLFTTLENVTSSTPAAKGKKVLHEDMSAGSWFKYLPPSVTDFQPTLRTLAQPIQSEQLRDTLQQWIDTCKEDIRSGVSSLLVFVRSLKGLASIRDGVWDLLSSESISQHWATVCQGLLDKPLSLWDDLLQQLFLQRLQAITREGTESISSSCKQLLTSALHDLETQPSSSSLSSSLSSSSSSSSSSGGGGFGRGAHFESDVAAFLWSESAGDLQSDTAWVSVAQRAQQQQAKSGLSMKTQALTPCVQNFCSALDAKLKAQLDDLLHYLPAEKNGKDAGANAAAPSSSNASLPGHTRTSSSSSSLSAFNRFRDAGAVEETLREHCLSCVRDVLASVRSELASAQDRCAGGAGPGSGPHRLGSVLFMARLCQSMAELCPSLRQCILGKQQGVAEAPGRGTPRQGRKIGKGGGAKAVEVSPAQAKWAGLKEELLSCCMEAYRIWSAALSKAVVGRFSVALHSDSAGAILATSTNWDELEIQEEAESGSSVVSKIRLPVQPSWYVQSLLFHLCLEVNRVGGHALPKVTLVELLKGCLEQLLGQYETLTQNCKSKDVAFLMTQNRALQLLFDVRYLSATLGARLDEGKSSRNQQDPRVQDVCDSLEGHIDPFDLDVFTPHLNSNLNRVSQRTSVLLGLLAGTEKQFSSRGNTVNTQEPYNILPLASSQIRFGLLPLSMTNSRKAKSATRGTDITRPLWF